From Fulvivirga lutea:
GCGAGATTCAAGGTAATTCAGTGTTCTTGGAATCATTGGTTTATGCTCATCAAAATAGATTTTGGTATAGTTTCCATCCACTTCAAAAATTCTAACATTGGAAAGCTGAACAAACCAGCATCTTTCACCATCTTTAACAAAAACCTGATGATTCTCAGTCATTCGATCCTCCTCATCTACATTCTGCTTATCTATCTTCTCTTGGATTTTGTTCAAAGCCCCAGCTAATCGGTCTTTTTGAATAGGCTTTTGCAGATAGTCAAGTGCGTTATATTCAAAAGCTTTAATAGCATATTCATCATAAGCTGTAGTAAAAATAATTTCAGGAACCTCCTCCAATTCTTCCAATAGCTCAAAACCACTTTTGCCAGGCATTTGAATATCCAGAAATACTAAATCCGGCTTTTTTTCCTCAATGAATTCTTTTGCTTCATTGGCATTGGCGGCCTCACCAATAATATTTACAAAATCGAAATCCTTTAATAATCTTTTCAATTCATTCCTAGCTAATCGTGAGTCATCTACTACTAATGCATTCATATCAATGGTATTTTAAAGCTGGCTTTCACCTGATTTTCATTCAAATTATTGATCTCCAAGTTGGAGATTTTTCCAAAAAGTAATCTAAGTCTATCAGAAGCGTTTTTCAATCCTATTCCAGTGCCCTTTTTATCATTATTTATTTGACCGGAATTAATAACCTCTACTATCAAATTATCATCGGATAAATAAGATTTAATATTTATTTCGCCTCCATCGGGTAAATTGGATATACCATGTTTTATGGCATTTTCAACTAACAACTGAATGGCCATAGGCGGCACTTTCAAGTCCAGAGTTTCTGGTTTTATTTCAAGAGAATATTTTAGCCGATCTTCAAACTGAATAGATTCAAGATTCAGATAGTTCTGAACAACGTCTAACTCCTGCTCAATACTTACTTTTTCACGATTATTAAACTG
This genomic window contains:
- a CDS encoding LytR/AlgR family response regulator transcription factor, with protein sequence MNALVVDDSRLARNELKRLLKDFDFVNIIGEAANANEAKEFIEEKKPDLVFLDIQMPGKSGFELLEELEEVPEIIFTTAYDEYAIKAFEYNALDYLQKPIQKDRLAGALNKIQEKIDKQNVDEEDRMTENHQVFVKDGERCWFVQLSNVRIFEVDGNYTKIYFDEHKPMIPRTLNYLESRLDTKTFFRANRQQIINLKWVERIEPWFSGSIKIYLKGGHEVDVSRRQTQRFKELMSF